The window AGGAGTGAGGCACGTGGACCCCTGAGCATGGGATGGTGGGGACATGGATCAGAAGTGATTcacctctgcctttcctccatCACCACGGCAGGAGGTCCAGCCGAGTGCAGCACTGCCGGATCCACTCCCGGCAGGAGGCCGGCGCCACCAAGTTCTACTTGACGGACAACCTGGTCTTCGACAGCCTCTACAGCCTCATCTGCCACTACCGCGAGGTGCCGCTCCGCTGCAACGAGTTCGAGATGCGCCTCACCGACCCCGTCCCCCAACCCAATGCCCACGAGAGCAAAGAGTGAGCATGGTCCCCATCCCCTTGGTCCCCCAGGTCCACCAGCCTCCTCCATCCCTGGTGTCAGGTCTTGGGTGCCCTCCAAGATGTGGGGATGCCGGCACTAGCCCACCGTTCTCTGCCTGGCCAGGTGGTACCACGCCAGCTTGACGCGCCTGCAGGCTGAGCACATGCTGATGCGGGTCCCACGGGATGGAGCCTTCCTGGTGCGCAAGCGCAGCGAACCCAACTCCTACGCCATCTCCTTCCGGTGAGTGCGGCCATCTCGGCACCCCAAGGCCAGTCAGGCTCGGCCACGGCTCCCACATTGCCATTGAGCTGAGAACCACCTGGCTCATGTCTGTTGTGACTCCATACCGGGCGACAGGGGTTTGCTCTGGGTCAGCAGGGTGACACGGTGGGACACAAGATGCTGTCATGGGGACGCTGGAGTGATGGGAAAGCCACGTCCTCAGGGCGGTCACCCCAGTGGCATCCCTGCCAGGGCATCGCCTCTTGCCCGTCCCCATCATGGAGCCAGGGTCTGGGCACCCCTCATATGTCACCCCGACTCTCTTGgccccagggcagaggggaagaTCAAGCACTGCCGCATCCAGCAGGAAGGTCGGCTTTTCATGCTGGGCAGCTCGGCCGAGTTCGAGAGCCTCGTGGACCTCGTCAGCTACTACGAGAAACACCCGCTCTACCGCAAGATGAAGTTACGCTACCCCATCAATGAAGAGACCCTGGAGAAGATGGGCACCACCGTGAGTGCTCCTGGTGGTGGGGATTGTTGGGACAGGGGCTCTGTGCTAAGGGCAACCCAGTTCCGTCCACAGCTTCACCATGGTGGGAAGATCTCCTCCAGCCTCTTGAGTGAAGCCCAACCAGAACGAGCCAAGCTCATTCCGCAGCCATCACCTATGGTTATAGCTCCACCGTAATTCCCTTCCAATGAGTTGCAAAGGGATATTATGTCCCTCTTCAACATCCTCTTGATCACACGTGGTGGCCTGGCTCCCACAACATCCCCTTGTAGCCCCTGCCTTCATCCAGGTGACCCACTCAGGCATATCTCCTTGCAGGAGCTGGACTATGGAGCCCTGTATGAGGTGCGAACCCCCCACTTCTACGTGGAAGCCAACAAGATGCCAATGGCCAGGGTAAGGGGCCAAGCTGGTGTCCCTGGGAGGTGGAGGGTGGTGGGACATGACAATTCTAGTGCTAGGGCTCCTGGGTGGTCCCTCCCCAGACCCACTACATCTCCCTCCACCAACCTGAGAAGTGGTGatgttttgctgcatttttctgaCCTTCAAGTGATCCTGGAGCTGATGGGACCTTTCCCATCTCCCCATCACTTGGGGACAGTCCGAGTTCTACTGACAGCATCATAACAGCGTGGTGGGCGAGgtctggagagagtccagtcTAGAGCAAGAACCTAGCACAAGTTTGCTCCAGCAATGAGGAAACCTTCGTGGGTCCCTTTGCATCAGGGAACCCTGAAAGAGAAGGTTGAGGGTCATTTCCCAGCTGATAGAGTCTCCATCCTCGGAGGTCTTTGGGACTTGGCTGGTCTTGGAGATGGCCCAGTCTCCATCCTCAGAGGTTTTTGGGACCAGGCTGGTCTCAGAGCTGACCCTGAGGAAGGCTGGACTGGAGCCCCAAGGTTCCTTCCTTGTGATCCTACAGTCCCATGGTCCAGCACTGCTGTGCCTTAAAGGTCCctttgcagcagagcagctctcagGCTAAGACCAGACACAGGAAAGCTTAAcccaaagggtttttttccagggagTGTGGGAATATCAGGGGATTAACCCCTTTAGTGCACTGGGAGAAACCATTGGGGGACCCAGGAGAGGACCCCACTTTGAGCTGAATGTGGTGGTCCTACAGGACCACGGGCGCCTCCAGCCCTCTTGTCCCCTCTGACATGTCTCACTGCTGGTGTAGGTGATTTAGGGATGTCATTTGGGGTGTCGGACCCTCAGGAGCCACCATGCTCCACCATGGAGGCTCGAGGAGCTGGgctgagcaggcagagctgcccaccAGCATCCTTGGCGCTGGGTTGTGACAATGTCCCTCTTCCTGGTGGCCCAGTGCACGGTGAAGGCTCTCTACGACTACAAAGCACAGCGGGAGGATGAGCTGTCATTCTGCAAGCAGGCCATCATCCACAACGTTGACAAGCAAGACGGCGGCTGGTGAGGGCGGTTGGGTGGTCCCTGGGTGGGCATCGCCATGGGTAGGGAGGTGGAGGGGACACCTTGGGTTTTCTTGCTGGTTTTCCTGCGGTGGGTTTTAATTGCCTCCTTTtctgtccccccaccccttctccAACCGCTCCCCGACATTGCATGCAGCATGAACACCCCTGTCCCACCCCAAATAGGTCCGCTTGCCTTGATCCTCTCACCCCTTGCAGGTGGCGAGGGGACTACGGGGGCAAGAAGCAACTGTGGTTCCCGGCCAACTACGTGGAGGAGATCGTCAGCGTGCAAGCGCAGGAGCAGGATGAGGCCGTGAGTGCCCTGGCCCCATGCACCCAGGACCGAGGCTATCTGAGATGCTCCCAGCCTTGTGCCAGCCTTGAACCTCATCCAGAGGCTTGAGGGACACTTCCAGCCTTGTGCCAGCCTTGAACCTCATCCAGAGGCTTGAGGGATGCTCCTAGCCCCGTGCCACCTCAGACCCTGGAGCAGAGCATGCCAAGAGGGgggtttttcctctgcttttgctCAAACTTGGCCACTttggagggctggagggaggcTGCCAAGCGGAGCGGGCACTGGGCTCGGCCCCATGCAGCCACCCCACACCATCCCCTCTTCCATCCTCTCTTGCAGTCGTCAGAAAACAGCCCCCTGGGGAACTTCTTGAAAGGCTTCATCGACGTGCCATCCTGCCACGTTGGTGAGTGTCCCCACCATGTCCCTGCCCACTGAAGCTCAGTGCAGTGAGCTGAGGCTCCCCAAACTCATCACGCAATTGCCAGCTGGGCTCATACTTGGCACAACATGCCCATGGAGCAACGTGGGGCTGGGTTTGGAGGGGTTTGGCtgattttggggggatttggtGGAATTTAGAGGTCCAGATGGTTTGGAGGATATTTACCCCGTGCATTTCAGCGTGGAAAGATGAATCCATTCATTAATAAAATGGGACCCTCACAGGAGGAGGACCCCGATGGCTGGTGGGGTACCAGGGGAGGCTGGCGGGGGCCCGGGAGCAGGACCGCTGAGGTTTCGTTTGCTCCACAGAGCCATCCGTTGGGAATGTCTTCGAGTAAAGCCCCCCTCTGATGTCCTTATAGTTATCTCCAAAGACGGGAGGAGCTCCAAACCATTTGTCTTCACCATCCATTCCCAGCAGATGTCCCACGCAGCCCAGTCGCTGGACGTGGCCGCGGACACGCAGGAGGAGCTCAGCGAGTGGGTGGCCAAGATCCGAGAGGCCACGCAGAACGCCGACGCCAGGGTGAGGGCCACCAGGGTGCAGGGGGTGGACGGACCCATCCCCCAGCAGATGGACCACAACATCTCCaaaggaggaggctggggggagacTTTCAGCTCCTGTTTTCCCTTGTGCAGATGCAAGAGGGGAAGATCATGGAGCGGAGGAAGAAGATTGCGCTGGAGCTCTCTGAGCTGGTCGTGTATTGTCGCCCCGTGCCCTTTGATGAGGACAGTAAGAGCTGGAGAAGGGGGGTGGTGGGATGAGCATGGGAAGAGATGGGTGGGGGGAACCAAGCAGTCACAGTGGGCCACCTCCAGGCCACCAGAGAGCCCCGTGTCCTCCACTGATGGCCACCTCGGTGCTTTCAGAGATTGGCACGGACAAGGCGTGCTACAGGGACATGTCCTCTTTCCCGGAGACCAAGGCGGAGAAGTACGCCAACCGCAGCAAGGGCAAGAAGTTCCTGCAGTACAACCGGCGCCAGCTCAGCCGCATCTACCCCAAAGGGCAGCGCCTGGACTCTTCCAACTACGACCCATTGCCCATGTGGATCTGTGGGAGCCAGCTCGTGGCCCTCAACTTCCAGACACCCGGTAAATACTGCTCCTGGGGTGGCTGCTGGGCTCATCCCTGTAGGTAACCCCAAAATCCCCATCCCCAATGGCTCTGCCCTgggtcctgctgctggagatggtTTGGATGATCCCTCCAACCTTTGTGCCCATCCTGATGGGGACATCTCCATGCAGTTCTTGGGTGCTTCATGCAAAACCCAGCTGCACTCCTTCTCCAACCAGGGTTGGGAGCTCTTAGCAGGGGGTTTGCCAGGGCAGGACCTGCTGCCCAGGGACTTCAGGGGGTCCCTGAGCCCTGCAGCTCAAAGCTGCTCTGTCCCCATGGCTGCAGACAAGCCAATGCAGCTGAACCAGGCGCTCTTCATGCTCGGAGGCCGCAGTGGCTACGTGCTGCAGCCTGACATCATGAGGGACGAGACATTTGACCCCTTCGACAAGAACAGTCTGAAGATTGTGGAGCCCATCACGGTGCAGCTGCAGGCAAgtgagcaaggacagcaagtcCGCCCTGAGATGGTCACCATCAAGATGGGggctttctccttcctcagttTTGGGTCAACTGGGGGCAATTTTTACATGTTTGAGGGCCATATTTGCTCCATGGAGATTATTGCCCCATGACCTCTTCAGTCTGTTGGTCTTTCTCTACTCGCAGCATCATTTTTCACAGGGGAGAacccaaaactgcacagagCTGAGTCCAACCTGTGCAAAAGCGAGGGTAAAGTGATAAAACAAGCCCAGAAGCACCTTACCCAACCCTTGGGTCATTTCAGCGTTAGAGCTGGGACGGGTTGGTTTGTAGGCACCAGACTTTTGAGCATGACATGAATCcagcaaagattttttaaataatttggcaGATAGGGCCAAAATCAAGCTAAAGCTGGTCCAAGGTTACAAATAAGGTGTGATGTGGCTAATTATGACCATGAAGCTTTTGCCAAGCCCAAAACACCCACAacttttacaatgagggtgatgaaacacaggtacaggttgcccagagaggtggtagatgccccatccctggaaacattcaaggtcaggttggacggggctctgagcaacatgatctagttgaagatgtccctgctcattgcaggagaccttcaaaggtcccttccaacccaaactattcgATGATTCTAAAACGGCCAAGCCATGGGGTTGCCCCAGAGAGTCCTTCTTCATCTGACATAGCCAGAcctcaccctcctcttcctcctgcagaTCCTTGGTGCCCGGCACCTACCCAAGAATGGGAGGAGCATCGTGTGCCCGTTTGTAGAGGTGGAGGTGTGCGGCTCCGAGTACGACAACAGCAAGAACAAGACGGACGTTGTAGGTGAGGGTCCATGCGGGTGATGTTCCCATCCAGCCCCTGTGCCCCAGGGTGGGGACACCAGGAGAACCCTAACTGTGTCCTTTGGGATCCTCTTGGACACgtgggtggtggggctgggttTCATGGAGGAGTGAAGAGGACAGGTATCTCCCACTAACATGCTGGTGCCATGTTGGTGATGTCCATGCGTCCAGCCCCACTCTGACCCTCCCCGCTCTCTCCTCACCCTCCAGCCGACAATGGCTTCAACCCCGTCTGGCTCTTCAAGCAGTTCGTCTTCGACATCAACAACCCCGAGTTTGCCTTCCTCCGCTTCGTGGTGTACGAGGAGGACATGTTCAGCGACCCCAACTTCTTGGCACAAGCCACCTTCCCTGTCAAAGGCCTCAAAACAGGTATGGTCCCTCCATccacatcatcatcatcatcatcatcatgatagaatcatagaatcatagaatggtttcggttggaagggacctttaaaggtcatctagtccaagccccctgcaatcatcgtcatcatcatcatcaactCCCTGGGGATCTGGCCATGGCGAGGGGCTCAGACTCTGCCATGAGGCTGAGCTCATGTCATGGTGTTGTGTCCAGGCTACCGGTCGGTGCCGTTGAAGAACAGCTACACCGAGGACCTGGAGCTTGCATCCCTCCTCATCCACATCGAGATCATCAACGCCAAGGCAGGTGGCCCAGGCAGCTTGGGGaaccccgtgcctcagtttcctcagctGGAGCAAGGGGGAACAGCACCTTGGGGTGTCCTGTCCACCCCACCAGCCTCATACCCTTGTGTCAaagcaggaggaagatgaggagaaCCTCTACTCATCCATCCAGCAGCTACGGGACCGTGCCAGTGAGCTCTCCAGCCAGGTCTCCAGCTACGAGCGCACCAATGGCTGCGACTCGCGCTACCAGCAGCGCCTCGACGAGTTACGGGCAGCC of the Nyctibius grandis isolate bNycGra1 chromosome 3, bNycGra1.pri, whole genome shotgun sequence genome contains:
- the LOC137661072 gene encoding 1-phosphatidylinositol 4,5-bisphosphate phosphodiesterase gamma-1-like, which encodes MSVARLNSVNGFLEDGRMEAGDMGRILRCLEMGTVLTLFYQKKSQRPERRTFQVKLETRQIIWSRMPEKVEGDIDIREIKEIRLGKNSRDFERYPEDARKLDFTMCFIILYGMDFRLRTLSVAAFCEEDINLWITGLNWLVADTQKAQTPLQIERWLRKQFDAMDRSREGSITVKDLKAMLPQVNYRVPNMRFLRDKLVEVEARNEMTFSHFIQFYKNLMFDAQKSVIEQLELSFPLRNVDRPELCQVSLYDFQKFLLHDQKEPWASDVGMVRDYMCTYLKEGSSEAADPSFQLDEFLTYLFSKENMVMDSKYERVVPEEMNHPLSQYWISSSHNTYLTGDQFSSESSLEAYARCLRMGCRCIELDCWDGPDDLPIIYHGHTLTSKIKFLDVLHTIKEHAFITSEFPIILSIEDHCSIVQQRNMASHFKKVFGDMLLTKPVDINADELPSPTQLKKKILIKHKKLVEGNLYEEVSTASYSENDISNSIKNGILYLEDPIDHTWSPHYFVLTSNKIYYSEETSRYQFNEDEEEVEQKEEFNNNELHFMEKWFHGKLGGGRDGRQIAEKLLHEYCTETGGKDGTFLVRESETFVGDYTLSFWRSSRVQHCRIHSRQEAGATKFYLTDNLVFDSLYSLICHYREVPLRCNEFEMRLTDPVPQPNAHESKEWYHASLTRLQAEHMLMRVPRDGAFLVRKRSEPNSYAISFRAEGKIKHCRIQQEGRLFMLGSSAEFESLVDLVSYYEKHPLYRKMKLRYPINEETLEKMGTTELDYGALYEVRTPHFYVEANKMPMARCTVKALYDYKAQREDELSFCKQAIIHNVDKQDGGWWRGDYGGKKQLWFPANYVEEIVSVQAQEQDEASSENSPLGNFLKGFIDVPSCHVVISKDGRSSKPFVFTIHSQQMSHAAQSLDVAADTQEELSEWVAKIREATQNADARMQEGKIMERRKKIALELSELVVYCRPVPFDEDKIGTDKACYRDMSSFPETKAEKYANRSKGKKFLQYNRRQLSRIYPKGQRLDSSNYDPLPMWICGSQLVALNFQTPDKPMQLNQALFMLGGRSGYVLQPDIMRDETFDPFDKNSLKIVEPITVQLQILGARHLPKNGRSIVCPFVEVEVCGSEYDNSKNKTDVVADNGFNPVWLFKQFVFDINNPEFAFLRFVVYEEDMFSDPNFLAQATFPVKGLKTGYRSVPLKNSYTEDLELASLLIHIEIINAKEEDEENLYSSIQQLRDRASELSSQVSSYERTNGCDSRYQQRLDELRAAQERLMELTEVRNRKLMEKKKRDRQMVTKRS